DNA sequence from the Halobacterium sp. DL1 genome:
TGTTCCGACAGAAACCAGAGGTTCGCCTGGACAGCCGTTAGTTCTGCGCCCTACGGGAGAGAGATTTTGGACTGCTCGTGTAATATATTATGTGTCAACGTAAGAGATTTGAACGGTACCTTTATAGTGAACGGGTGCCGCTTCCTTTGGTAATGGAGAGCAAGGAGCAAGAGTCGGGTTGGCTAGAGAGAACCGCGTCCATGGTCGCTGGGCGGGAGATACTGTTGCTTTTCGCGCTCATACTCTTCCCCCTGTTCCTCACGGGGAACTTCTCGCTCACCACACACGTGTTGATCTTCGCGATGTTCGCGATGGGCTACTACATCTCGCTGGGGGAGACGGGCATGCTGACGTTCGGCCACGCCGCCTTCTTCGGACTCGGCGCGTACGGCTCGGCGTTCTGGCTCGTCCACGTCGACGCCCCGGCCTACCTCGGCTTCTTCGGCATCGTCACCGGGACCCTGCTCGCCGTCGTCGGCGGCATCATCATCGGTGCGCTCTCTCTCCGGCGGCGAGGGACGTACCTGGCGCTCATCACGCTGGCGTTCCAGCAGATGGTCTACTTCACGTTCTTCCAGTGGGAGTCCGTCACCGGCGGCGACGACGGCCTCTACGGGCTCTCGACGCCGAAGCTCGGAATTCCAGGCGTCTTCGTGCTCGAGTTCGAGGAGGGACTCGGTGGGCTGGTCACCTCCGAGATGCTGTTCTTCCTCTTCGTGTTCTTCATCTTCACCCTGAGCGTGCTCGCGATCAGGCGGCTCAAGCAGTCGAAACTCGGCCACGTCTTCAACGCGGTCCGGGAGAACGAGGAACGCGCGAACTTCCTCGGCTACAACGTCCAGCGCTACCGGATGATCGCGTTCGTCGCCAGCGCGGGCTTCGCGGGCCTCGGCGGCACCCTCTACCCGGTCTACCTCAACTTCGTCGGTCTGAGCACGCTCAACTGGGTGCTCTCCGGGGAGGTCAACTTCTTCCTGCTGCTCGGCGGCCTCGGGTCGTTCCTCGGTCCGGTCGTCGGGACGATGTCCTACTACTGGGTGGTCGACGAGATCAGCGCCTTCACCGACCACTGGCAGCTCATCGTCGGCCTCATCTTCATCTCGCTGGTGCTGTTCCTCCCGGAGGGCATCGTCGGGACGCTCCGGAACTACGTCTCTGACCGCACGTCGTACACCATCCACGAGGTGCCTCCACGCAGCGATGACTGAACGCCACAGAACAGACGGACGCGCAGGCGGCGCAGTCGAACCGGCGACCACCCACACCACTACACGGAGTCGAACGTAACATGGTATCCACAAGCCAATTCCTGATTCAGGTACTGAACGG
Encoded proteins:
- a CDS encoding inner-membrane translocator yields the protein MESKEQESGWLERTASMVAGREILLLFALILFPLFLTGNFSLTTHVLIFAMFAMGYYISLGETGMLTFGHAAFFGLGAYGSAFWLVHVDAPAYLGFFGIVTGTLLAVVGGIIIGALSLRRRGTYLALITLAFQQMVYFTFFQWESVTGGDDGLYGLSTPKLGIPGVFVLEFEEGLGGLVTSEMLFFLFVFFIFTLSVLAIRRLKQSKLGHVFNAVRENEERANFLGYNVQRYRMIAFVASAGFAGLGGTLYPVYLNFVGLSTLNWVLSGEVNFFLLLGGLGSFLGPVVGTMSYYWVVDEISAFTDHWQLIVGLIFISLVLFLPEGIVGTLRNYVSDRTSYTIHEVPPRSDD